Sequence from the Flavobacteriales bacterium genome:
TAATGCTCAAATGGATAAGTTTGCTTCTATGCGTCCTTCTGATCATAGAGCTACAGCATTTAGAAAAAACCCTGATTATTTACCTAAAATTTTAGAACAAGGTAAAAAGTTTAATGTTCAAGATGCTGGGTTTAACTCATCGCAATCCGATTTTGGTGGTATTGCTAACGATGGTAAACTTTATATTACTTCTGCAAGAAATGACAATCGTAAAACTTATGGTTGGAATGAGCAACCATTTTTAGATATCTATACCTTAACTAAAAATGCAGACGGTTCTTATGCCAATGCTACTTTAGTGAATAACCAAATCAACACAAGATTTCACGAAGGTCTAGTTTCTTTTACACCAGATGGTAAAACTATGTATTTCTCTAGAGAAAGTTATTTTGAAAAAGATTTTCAAAAAGATTCTTTAAGCAATGTAAGATATAGTCAACTTTATTTATTTAAAGCTACTAAGTTAGGTGATGATTGGGATAGAGTAGAAAGTTTAGCAATTAATAGCGAAAACTATTCTGTAAAAAACCCGTCAGTGAGCCCAGATGGTTCTACCTTATACTTCTCTTCTAATATGCCTGGTGGATATGGTAATTTTGACCTTTATAAAGCCTCTATAAATGAAGACGGCACATTAGGTGAACCTGAAAACTTAGGACAAAAAATCAATACTGAAGGTCAAGAGATGTTCCCTTATGTTAGTAGTAACAATACCTTATACTTCTCTTCTAATGGTCACTTAGGTCTTGGTGGAATGGATGTCTTTTACACCTTAGAAATTGATGGTAAAATGGCTCCTGTAAGAAATATTGGTATTCCTATTAATAGTAATGCTGATGATTTTGCTTTTATGATCGATGAAGAAACTGAAGAAGGTTTTGTTTCTTCTAATAGAGAAGGTGGGCAAGGAAGTGATGATGTATATGCCGTTAAAAAGCTGCAACCGCTTTGTGATGTCTTAATAGCTGCAACCGTTCTAGATGATAAAACCAGAGAACCAATTAATGGTGCATCTGTTACATTATATGATGCAGAAGGTAATAAAGTAACATCAAAGACTACAAATGCTGAAGGTGTTGCTGAATTTATCGTAGAATGTGAAAAAGATTCTGAACTAGAAGTGGTAATGGAAGATTTTGAAAGCAAAAAAGTTCCTGTAAAAGGTACTAGCGAAGAAGAACTTGATGTTCAGATTTCTTTAGACCCAATTGAAAAAATTATCGCACCAGAAGTAATCGTATTAAATCCTATTTATTTTGATTTTGATAAATCTAACATTACTGCTCAAGCAGCTTTTGAGTTAGATAAACTGGTACAGATAATGACTAAATATCCAGATTTAGTTATCAATGCAACATCGCATACGGATAGTAGAGGTCCTGCTTCATACAATCAAAGACTATCGCAGCGTAGAGCTAAAAGCACACAACAATACGTCATCTCTAAAGGTATTGATGCTTCTCGTATCGCTGCTGAAGGTAAAGGCGAAAACGAACTTAAAGTAGCGTGTGGTGCTAATTGTACAGATGAACAACACCAACAAAATAGACGCTCTGAATTTATTATCGTTAGTGGCGGTCCACAAACTCAAAAATAATATATTATAACATAGTTGCTTTTTAATAGCCTATCATTTGTTAAAATGATAGGCTTTTTTATAGAATATACTTACATTTAAAATTGCATTGATTTATACCATTTATTTATGAAAAAAATTCTTCTATGTTTTGCTATAATGGGTTTTACTTTTCAACTTTCTGCACAAGAAAATGTACTCTCAGCTGGTAACGAAAGTGAATCTTCTAATGGAAAAGTTACTTATTCAGTAGGTCTGATACATTTTAAAGAAGCCACAGGAACTGGCGGAAGTTCTTCTACCGGAACTCAAATACCTTATGAAGTTTCTGAAGTCTTAAAAGTTGAAGCCTTTAAAAATTTGGTTACAAAAGTGTTCCCTAATCCTACAGATAATTTTTTGAATATTCATCTCAATTCA
This genomic interval carries:
- a CDS encoding T9SS type A sorting domain-containing protein → MKKILLCFAIMGFTFQLSAQENVLSAGNESESSNGKVTYSVGLIHFKEATGTGGSSSTGTQIPYEVSEVLKVEAFKNLVTKVFPNPTDNFLNIHLNSVENLEYQLIDLSGRNVISGKFNTLESKIELTSLETSIYILNILKDNSIITSYKISKK
- a CDS encoding OmpA family protein, which translates into the protein MKNLKTLLFITLLSGLCLTAQNKNTKKADKEFARYEYVDAAESYKKLIDKGNGSPYVYGQLAECYYNIFNTTEAEKWYAKALESDQDPEMTYKYSQMLKANGKYEESNAQMDKFASMRPSDHRATAFRKNPDYLPKILEQGKKFNVQDAGFNSSQSDFGGIANDGKLYITSARNDNRKTYGWNEQPFLDIYTLTKNADGSYANATLVNNQINTRFHEGLVSFTPDGKTMYFSRESYFEKDFQKDSLSNVRYSQLYLFKATKLGDDWDRVESLAINSENYSVKNPSVSPDGSTLYFSSNMPGGYGNFDLYKASINEDGTLGEPENLGQKINTEGQEMFPYVSSNNTLYFSSNGHLGLGGMDVFYTLEIDGKMAPVRNIGIPINSNADDFAFMIDEETEEGFVSSNREGGQGSDDVYAVKKLQPLCDVLIAATVLDDKTREPINGASVTLYDAEGNKVTSKTTNAEGVAEFIVECEKDSELEVVMEDFESKKVPVKGTSEEELDVQISLDPIEKIIAPEVIVLNPIYFDFDKSNITAQAAFELDKLVQIMTKYPDLVINATSHTDSRGPASYNQRLSQRRAKSTQQYVISKGIDASRIAAEGKGENELKVACGANCTDEQHQQNRRSEFIIVSGGPQTQK